One genomic region from Rothia dentocariosa ATCC 17931 encodes:
- a CDS encoding ABC transporter transmembrane domain-containing protein, whose amino-acid sequence MNYDAGERAPLKFLPYIAPIRWRWAIGMLVAIGAAILEISIPQMLRFIVDELVQNTTEAGVWIGGGLVLLIGVGNASLAYWRRWLIVDPTSTLEIRMRMNFFDRILRAPLSVLDRWSSGQLLTRSMSDLSTIRRWLSFALVQMTSVVVMFVTGGYFMVTASAPLAVIFVVAIPVLVLSFISYVRKYEAYTREIQRLTSDLSTRIEESVRGIRVVKALGRSPEQITEYTRDAEHLNEVEHRRAMLVARVGFYQRVIVGAVTMLALLVGAPQVASGSLSLGAMTAYFAVLTVVLGHVLRSTALMASYLNYRVAFERHVEVMADPGDEQVRLVEEETVAYPSGGAISVACEAVSFSYAEQASAVDATDSDAEARAHEDSAENQARTADVSEEHSGQDEASTDHAEQSGLGGFLAKILGFAKDSQDHQDSAGSAQEADPDPAAFPELQADMQEPSPEPTEQEREFARAQQKAATSKTPSVLHDITFKAFAGEILALVGATGSGKSTILNLIPRFYEPSSGKILLGGRDAADMPLPEVRAQMASVFEEAVLFSGSVRENILLGVHDLSSSEEADQRVRAALTIAACDFVDDLPEGVNTIIGEEGLSLSGGQRQRLSLARALAVRPSVLLLDDPFSALDVHTEEKIIEALRTGHEGLGGATTLLTAHRPSTVALADRVLLLEDGRITAQGTHTELMKLPQYRRLMSLQDED is encoded by the coding sequence GTGAATTACGATGCGGGCGAGCGCGCGCCCCTCAAATTCCTGCCGTATATTGCCCCGATTCGGTGGCGCTGGGCTATCGGCATGCTGGTCGCTATTGGCGCGGCGATTCTCGAAATTTCTATTCCGCAGATGCTTCGGTTCATTGTCGATGAGCTTGTGCAGAATACAACCGAGGCGGGCGTCTGGATTGGCGGCGGACTAGTACTTTTGATTGGTGTGGGGAACGCATCGTTGGCGTATTGGCGGCGGTGGCTGATCGTGGATCCTACCTCCACGCTTGAAATCCGCATGCGCATGAACTTTTTTGACCGGATTTTGCGGGCGCCGCTGAGCGTTCTTGACCGGTGGTCTTCCGGGCAGCTGCTCACCCGTTCCATGAGCGATTTGAGCACGATTCGCCGGTGGCTTTCGTTTGCGCTGGTGCAGATGACCTCGGTTGTGGTCATGTTCGTAACGGGCGGGTATTTTATGGTGACCGCATCCGCCCCGCTTGCGGTTATTTTTGTAGTGGCCATTCCGGTGCTGGTGCTGTCATTCATCAGCTATGTGCGCAAATATGAGGCTTATACCCGCGAGATTCAGCGGCTCACCAGCGATCTTTCGACCCGCATTGAGGAGTCTGTGCGCGGTATTCGGGTGGTGAAAGCGCTGGGTCGCTCCCCCGAGCAGATTACCGAGTACACCCGCGATGCCGAACATTTGAATGAGGTGGAGCATCGCCGTGCCATGTTGGTGGCGCGCGTGGGATTTTATCAGCGCGTGATTGTGGGGGCGGTGACGATGCTCGCCCTACTGGTGGGCGCGCCGCAGGTGGCATCGGGTAGTCTTTCTTTGGGTGCGATGACTGCCTATTTTGCGGTGCTGACGGTGGTGTTGGGGCATGTGCTCCGTTCGACCGCACTGATGGCATCGTATTTGAATTACCGGGTGGCGTTTGAGCGTCACGTTGAGGTGATGGCGGACCCCGGCGATGAACAGGTACGACTAGTTGAGGAGGAGACCGTGGCCTATCCTTCGGGTGGCGCAATTTCTGTGGCGTGTGAGGCGGTGAGCTTTAGCTATGCCGAGCAGGCGAGCGCCGTAGATGCCACCGATTCTGATGCGGAGGCACGCGCGCACGAAGATTCCGCTGAGAATCAAGCGCGCACGGCTGATGTTTCTGAGGAGCATTCCGGGCAGGATGAGGCTTCAACGGATCACGCCGAGCAGAGCGGTTTGGGCGGTTTTCTGGCGAAGATTCTAGGTTTCGCCAAAGACTCGCAGGATCACCAGGACAGTGCCGGTTCCGCGCAGGAGGCAGACCCCGATCCTGCGGCGTTCCCGGAGTTACAGGCTGATATGCAGGAGCCAAGCCCCGAGCCTACAGAGCAGGAACGCGAGTTTGCGCGTGCGCAGCAGAAGGCTGCAACCTCCAAAACTCCGTCGGTACTTCACGATATTACGTTTAAGGCTTTTGCAGGCGAGATTTTGGCGCTCGTGGGGGCTACCGGCAGCGGAAAATCGACAATTCTCAACCTGATTCCGCGGTTCTATGAGCCCTCGTCAGGAAAGATTCTGCTGGGCGGTCGCGATGCCGCCGATATGCCGCTGCCCGAGGTACGCGCGCAAATGGCCTCTGTTTTTGAGGAAGCCGTGCTGTTCTCGGGGTCGGTGCGTGAGAATATCCTGTTAGGGGTGCACGATCTTAGCTCTTCTGAGGAGGCGGATCAGCGTGTGCGCGCCGCCCTCACGATCGCAGCCTGCGATTTCGTGGACGACCTTCCCGAAGGGGTCAATACCATTATTGGCGAAGAGGGGCTGAGCCTCTCGGGCGGTCAGCGGCAGCGGCTTTCTTTGGCGCGTGCCCTGGCGGTTCGCCCGAGCGTGCTGCTGCTTGATGATCCGTTCTCGGCGCTGGACGTTCATACGGAAGAGAAGATTATTGAGGCGCTGCGCACCGGGCACGAAGGACTGGGCGGGGCTACCACCTTGCTGACTGCACATCGTCCTTCAACGGTGGCGCTTGCCGACCGGGTGCTGCTGCTGGAGGATGGCCGTATTACCGCCCAAGGCACCCACACCGAGCTTATGAAGCTGCCACAGTACCGCCGCCTGATGAGTTTGCAGGACGAGGATTAA
- a CDS encoding ABC transporter ATP-binding protein, whose protein sequence is MPTRLVPNSDERTNLTPEERRQARERSYRLLREILRPHRLSLAISVAAVILGAIASAVQPWLIARVLDTAIEPLTRGDSAPLIFFVVLFGATVLANGTLTWVNVVYTVKVSLGVLLSLRTRVFQHSQSLSVSFHESYTSGRVISRLTSDIDTIRTFLDSGISQLATTLLGIAFSVIAIFLLDWRIGLLLVAMTIPIWLITRWFRTRSETAFRAMRNESAQLTSRFVETYTGIRAIKGFGAEADARASYARNAERYRVAVMDSIKLFGIYSPVLILLGNIFVAAALVIGGYAVLGGTMQVGTLLALIIYANRVFEPIMTLSEFYNVLQSAFSALEKVSGFLAEKPQIQDPQHPVSLPQSPATPVGTESSVEAAPLGEIVLEDAAFGYTAGQHALMPTSLRIAPGQTVALVGETGAGKSTIAKLFARFYDVDTGRVLLDGVDVRSLTDQELRRNVVMLTQEVFLFSTSIAENIRLGNPQATDDQVRRAAQAVGADEFIQTLPQGYGTMLGRGGVNLSTGQRQLVSFARVFLANPRVLILDEATASLDIPSERAVQRALNALLAGRTAVVIAHRLSTVLSADRVLVVSAGSIVEDGSPQELIAAGGEFAAMYTSWEDARQDSSSPST, encoded by the coding sequence ATGCCCACGCGTCTCGTGCCGAATTCTGACGAACGCACGAACCTGACCCCCGAAGAACGGCGGCAGGCTCGGGAACGTTCGTATCGTCTACTGCGCGAGATTTTGCGCCCGCATCGGCTGTCCCTGGCGATTTCGGTAGCGGCGGTAATACTCGGGGCGATCGCATCCGCCGTGCAGCCCTGGCTGATTGCGCGCGTGCTCGATACCGCGATTGAACCGCTCACCCGCGGCGACAGCGCCCCGCTTATATTCTTCGTAGTGCTTTTTGGGGCGACCGTGCTCGCTAACGGCACCCTGACCTGGGTGAATGTGGTGTATACGGTGAAGGTTTCGCTGGGTGTGCTGTTGAGCCTGCGCACGCGCGTGTTCCAGCATTCGCAGTCGCTGAGCGTCTCGTTCCACGAGTCATATACGTCGGGCCGCGTAATTTCGCGGCTGACAAGCGATATTGATACGATCCGCACCTTCTTAGACAGCGGTATCAGTCAGCTTGCCACAACCCTGCTGGGGATTGCGTTCTCGGTAATCGCCATTTTCCTGTTGGACTGGCGCATCGGGCTGCTTCTGGTGGCTATGACGATCCCCATCTGGCTGATAACCCGCTGGTTCCGCACCCGCTCAGAGACCGCATTCCGTGCCATGCGTAACGAATCTGCCCAGCTGACAAGCCGTTTTGTTGAAACCTACACCGGTATTCGAGCCATCAAGGGTTTCGGCGCAGAGGCGGATGCGCGCGCATCGTACGCCCGCAACGCCGAACGGTACCGGGTTGCGGTCATGGATTCCATCAAGCTCTTCGGCATCTACTCCCCCGTGCTGATTCTGCTGGGCAATATTTTTGTGGCGGCGGCGCTTGTGATTGGTGGGTATGCGGTACTCGGCGGCACCATGCAGGTGGGCACCCTGCTTGCGCTCATTATTTATGCGAACCGGGTGTTTGAGCCGATTATGACGCTCTCCGAGTTTTATAACGTACTCCAGTCGGCGTTTTCGGCGTTGGAGAAGGTTTCCGGGTTCTTAGCCGAGAAACCGCAGATTCAAGACCCGCAGCATCCGGTAAGCCTGCCGCAGTCCCCCGCCACGCCGGTGGGCACCGAGAGTTCGGTAGAGGCAGCCCCGCTGGGTGAGATCGTTCTTGAGGATGCCGCATTCGGTTACACTGCGGGTCAGCACGCGCTCATGCCTACGTCGCTGAGGATTGCACCGGGGCAGACGGTGGCGCTTGTGGGTGAAACCGGTGCCGGGAAGTCTACGATTGCCAAATTATTTGCCCGTTTCTATGACGTTGATACCGGCAGGGTGCTTCTCGATGGCGTGGATGTGCGTTCCCTGACCGATCAGGAGCTGCGCCGAAACGTCGTTATGCTCACCCAGGAAGTCTTTCTGTTCTCAACCTCGATTGCCGAGAATATTCGTTTGGGCAACCCGCAGGCGACCGACGACCAGGTGCGCCGGGCGGCGCAGGCTGTCGGCGCGGATGAGTTTATTCAGACCCTCCCGCAGGGGTACGGCACAATGCTCGGGCGCGGCGGTGTGAACCTATCAACCGGGCAGCGGCAGCTTGTGTCTTTTGCCCGCGTTTTCTTGGCAAATCCGCGGGTACTGATTTTGGATGAGGCTACCGCATCCTTGGATATTCCCAGCGAGCGTGCGGTGCAGCGTGCGCTGAATGCCCTGTTGGCGGGGCGTACCGCCGTGGTGATTGCGCATCGTCTTTCGACCGTGCTGAGTGCGGACCGGGTGCTGGTTGTTTCTGCGGGGTCTATTGTTGAGGATGGTTCACCGCAGGAGCTGATTGCCGCCGGTGGCGAGTTTGCCGCAATGTACACCTCGTGGGAGGATGCGCGGCAGGATTCAAGCTCCCCCAGCACATAA
- a CDS encoding transglycosylase domain-containing protein, producing the protein MASRKKSRAQRRRPSDFLQFVAFSIIAGFLVAIIVVPPAVGVGMVANASMAWFQDLPEDISEGPFSRPSTLYASDGKTELATFFEENRTEVKLDQMSPHMRNAIISVEDRDFYNHGAVSAIGIGRAFANNFLNPKKRQGASTLTQQYVNNLIVDSDVQRGADPTTLGGNKGYLDKIKEMKLAISMEQNKSKDEILEGYLNIVNLGGTNYGVEAAAQYYWGISAKDLSVAQSALLAGLVQSPNTYDPTTHPDLARERRDVVLGTMLRDGKISQQEYDEAIASPIKLNVHPPEKGCSVAGESSFFCNYVVNYVALDESFGATPEERLNLLNRGGFKLVSTLNPEAQKIAKQSVEAVQPGSTNTNNVNAALTSVEPGSGRVVAMAQNAEWGKPKDANDHSQTQFNFNVDSLYGGTPGFQPGSTFKPVVLSQWINSGRGVNAQIDGTALSYPSNFGWNARCVEGGKYYYRDSANGWSFKNAVQGYQSWGTVAYGIRVSANSYLYSMVSKLDLCDISDMANKLHLHDGLGQQLYDPGLLSANIGGTRYGATPLTMASAYATFASEGKYCEPRPLEKITKSDGSPMKTYESKCEQAISPDIANGVSYVLKGVLASGGSAPKRAIGLPDASAAKTGTNDNSSQTWMVGYTRGLATASWVGSNDLGYRSMNGIAINGRVLEYVDGATYAGAQWQQFMQAMAPKYNTEKFTEPPASVTSTNVNGN; encoded by the coding sequence ATGGCTTCACGAAAAAAATCGCGCGCGCAACGGCGTCGCCCCAGTGACTTTTTGCAGTTTGTGGCGTTCAGTATCATTGCCGGGTTCTTGGTAGCAATTATCGTGGTACCCCCGGCGGTAGGTGTTGGCATGGTCGCTAATGCCTCAATGGCGTGGTTCCAGGATCTTCCGGAAGATATTTCAGAAGGTCCTTTCTCACGCCCATCGACCCTGTACGCCTCTGATGGTAAGACCGAGCTTGCGACCTTCTTCGAGGAAAACCGCACAGAGGTTAAGCTCGATCAGATGTCACCGCATATGCGTAATGCCATTATCTCGGTGGAAGACCGCGACTTCTACAACCACGGCGCCGTATCAGCTATCGGCATTGGTCGTGCGTTCGCGAATAACTTCCTGAACCCGAAGAAGCGCCAGGGTGCATCGACACTCACGCAGCAGTACGTGAACAACCTGATCGTTGATTCCGATGTGCAGCGCGGCGCAGACCCCACAACCCTGGGCGGGAATAAAGGGTATCTCGATAAGATCAAAGAGATGAAGCTCGCTATCTCGATGGAGCAGAACAAGTCTAAAGACGAGATTCTTGAGGGCTATCTGAACATCGTGAACTTGGGCGGCACCAACTACGGTGTTGAGGCGGCGGCCCAATACTACTGGGGTATTTCCGCGAAGGATCTTTCGGTAGCCCAATCGGCCCTTCTCGCGGGTCTGGTGCAGTCACCGAACACCTATGACCCAACAACCCACCCCGATCTGGCGCGTGAACGCCGCGATGTGGTGCTTGGCACCATGCTTCGTGACGGTAAGATTTCACAGCAAGAATACGATGAAGCCATTGCATCGCCTATTAAGCTCAATGTTCATCCGCCTGAGAAGGGCTGCTCTGTTGCGGGCGAAAGCTCATTCTTCTGTAACTACGTGGTGAACTATGTTGCGCTCGACGAATCTTTCGGGGCAACTCCCGAGGAACGTTTGAACCTGCTCAACCGCGGCGGTTTTAAGCTTGTGAGTACCCTAAACCCCGAAGCGCAGAAGATCGCTAAACAGTCTGTGGAGGCTGTTCAGCCTGGTTCCACCAACACCAACAACGTGAACGCCGCTTTGACCAGTGTGGAGCCTGGCAGCGGTCGCGTGGTGGCGATGGCTCAGAACGCCGAATGGGGTAAACCCAAGGATGCGAATGACCACTCGCAAACCCAGTTCAACTTCAACGTAGATTCGCTCTATGGCGGCACCCCCGGATTCCAGCCGGGCTCAACCTTCAAGCCCGTGGTGCTGTCCCAGTGGATTAACTCTGGTCGAGGTGTGAACGCCCAAATCGATGGTACGGCCCTATCCTACCCAAGCAACTTTGGGTGGAACGCCCGCTGTGTGGAGGGCGGTAAGTACTACTACCGCGACTCCGCTAACGGCTGGTCCTTCAAGAACGCAGTTCAGGGATACCAGAGCTGGGGTACGGTTGCCTACGGTATTCGCGTTTCGGCTAACTCCTACCTGTATTCGATGGTCAGTAAGCTCGACCTCTGCGATATCAGCGATATGGCGAATAAGCTGCACCTGCACGACGGTCTGGGTCAGCAGCTGTACGATCCGGGTCTGCTCAGTGCCAACATTGGTGGTACCAGGTACGGTGCTACCCCGCTGACCATGGCGAGCGCATACGCAACTTTCGCGAGCGAAGGTAAGTACTGTGAGCCGCGCCCACTTGAGAAGATTACTAAGAGTGACGGTTCGCCCATGAAGACTTACGAGTCTAAGTGTGAACAGGCGATCAGCCCGGATATTGCTAACGGTGTGAGCTACGTGCTCAAGGGCGTGCTTGCCTCCGGAGGTTCAGCGCCTAAGCGCGCTATCGGTCTGCCGGATGCTTCCGCTGCGAAGACCGGTACGAACGATAACTCCTCGCAGACCTGGATGGTCGGTTACACCCGCGGCCTGGCAACTGCTTCGTGGGTGGGCAGTAACGACTTGGGTTACCGCTCGATGAACGGTATTGCGATTAACGGTCGCGTGCTGGAGTACGTGGACGGTGCGACCTATGCGGGTGCCCAGTGGCAGCAGTTCATGCAGGCCATGGCACCGAAGTACAACACCGAGAAGTTTACTGAGCCCCCGGCATCGGTGACGTCAACAAACGTCAACGGTAACTAA
- a CDS encoding GNAT family N-acetyltransferase — MRYNDYQQPIGDALPDYRAGDTPSIDSLQGRYCRLEKLDAERHGNDLYEVYGPEAPEQSFTYLSLNPVADRAELETLLKRMEESTDPYYLAVIDQDGRAVGTLALMRINPAHRVIEVGSVTYGERLKRTRAATEVQYLLAQYVFETLRYRRYEWKCDALNEPSRRAAERLGFTYEGTFRQAVVYKGRNRDTAWYSMLDTEWEQRKHRLLQWLDPKNFDAHGQQRTSLRDIAL, encoded by the coding sequence ATGCGATATAACGACTACCAGCAACCTATCGGCGATGCCCTGCCCGACTACCGCGCGGGCGATACTCCCAGCATTGACTCTCTACAAGGGCGCTACTGCCGCCTCGAAAAACTTGATGCAGAACGCCACGGCAACGACCTGTACGAGGTCTACGGCCCTGAAGCTCCCGAACAGAGTTTTACCTATTTATCCTTGAACCCTGTTGCTGACCGAGCAGAGTTAGAGACCCTCCTCAAGCGCATGGAGGAATCCACGGATCCTTACTATCTGGCTGTGATAGATCAGGATGGGCGTGCGGTTGGCACTTTAGCGCTCATGCGCATCAACCCCGCCCACCGTGTTATTGAGGTGGGCAGCGTGACGTATGGCGAACGTCTAAAACGCACTCGCGCCGCCACGGAGGTGCAGTACCTTCTGGCGCAATACGTGTTTGAGACGCTGCGCTATCGCCGCTACGAGTGGAAATGCGATGCGCTGAATGAGCCTTCACGCCGCGCAGCCGAGCGTCTGGGCTTCACCTATGAGGGAACGTTCCGCCAAGCCGTCGTATATAAAGGCCGCAACCGCGATACGGCGTGGTATTCAATGCTAGATACTGAGTGGGAGCAGCGTAAACACCGGTTGCTGCAATGGCTGGATCCGAAGAATTTTGATGCGCACGGTCAGCAGCGCACCTCCTTGCGAGACATCGCTTTATAG
- a CDS encoding metallophosphoesterase has protein sequence MCENASGARASVAASEAARGSHFTQGMVKFAAAGLALGAATAAYGRFVELNNFQVREETLAVLPVGSPNFRILHISDMHMIPGQRAKTEFMHSLAGLNPDLVVNTGDNLSHVGGLDPLLEALDPLLDFPGVFVPGSNCYFAPVLKNPARYLWQARTPQEIEEGSRMPLPIERMHNAFESRGWTGLINRYDGITLSRLRLEFSGVDDPHLRYDAHPGFSPQAFEPSDVPSIRVGVAHAPYMRTLHRFVQDGAELILAGHTHGGQVCLPGGRALVSNCDLPPSRAKGVSYQGNVPVQVSAGLGTSRFAPVRLFCPPEAVLVTLTAKDG, from the coding sequence ATGTGTGAGAACGCATCCGGTGCCCGCGCATCCGTGGCGGCTTCTGAAGCGGCACGTGGTTCGCACTTCACACAGGGTATGGTGAAGTTTGCGGCTGCAGGGCTTGCTTTGGGAGCCGCCACGGCGGCGTATGGGCGATTCGTCGAATTAAATAATTTTCAGGTGCGCGAGGAAACTCTCGCGGTGCTTCCAGTGGGGTCGCCAAACTTTAGGATTCTACATATTTCGGATATGCATATGATTCCGGGGCAGCGGGCGAAGACTGAGTTCATGCATTCGCTGGCGGGATTGAACCCGGATTTGGTGGTGAATACGGGCGATAACCTCTCGCATGTGGGTGGGCTTGACCCTCTCTTGGAGGCACTTGACCCTCTCCTGGATTTTCCGGGGGTTTTCGTGCCTGGCTCGAACTGCTATTTTGCCCCGGTGCTGAAAAATCCTGCACGGTATCTGTGGCAGGCGCGCACGCCTCAGGAGATTGAGGAAGGGTCGCGTATGCCGCTTCCGATTGAGCGTATGCATAACGCTTTTGAGTCGCGAGGATGGACGGGGCTTATTAACCGGTACGACGGCATCACGCTGAGCAGGCTGCGCCTGGAATTTTCGGGGGTGGATGATCCGCATCTGCGTTACGATGCGCATCCAGGGTTCTCACCGCAAGCGTTTGAGCCTTCGGACGTGCCGAGTATTCGTGTGGGCGTTGCCCATGCACCGTATATGCGCACTCTGCACAGATTTGTGCAGGATGGTGCCGAACTTATTCTTGCCGGTCACACGCACGGCGGGCAGGTATGTCTGCCGGGCGGTCGGGCTCTCGTGAGTAACTGCGATTTGCCGCCTTCGCGTGCGAAGGGTGTGAGCTATCAGGGCAATGTTCCGGTGCAGGTTTCGGCGGGGCTGGGGACCTCACGGTTCGCGCCGGTGCGCCTCTTCTGTCCCCCGGAGGCGGTGCTCGTCACCCTCACGGCAAAGGACGGGTAG
- a CDS encoding DUF418 domain-containing protein, with protein MLPETNTRRDTGLDSARAFALLLMLIPVSVSLNLVPGKHMSWLSQVLPQALNLFTVILGAAAYLYSRKVAFPQFFASSIVRFLAFCVLGWILAQLPHSTFADQAFSGWKDFPIRFDMLLPLAVLTLLSIGLVYMPFWVQLAVTVLASPAVPFTYERLSVGGWTADDWLHRTIPAIVNESAGTMFQDGFKLIWLMGLGMVLWRGYEKLGARLGTPVALGSLAVSIYLWVYPHAQLGPLTWPIILTIVGVAGTICTWGEFARLSAGKGVLEPFARLGRMSLSASIVMLGLAFYGGGRLVTMVAGEGYRAPQQGSVYSYALWFGFLLVWWVLAMMLCTLWEKIQQRGPLEMALALMSGRG; from the coding sequence ATGCTACCGGAAACCAACACCCGGCGAGATACCGGGTTAGACAGCGCTCGCGCTTTTGCGCTTCTGCTCATGCTCATTCCTGTGAGCGTAAGTCTTAATCTGGTGCCCGGCAAACATATGAGCTGGCTTTCACAGGTGCTTCCACAGGCGTTGAACTTGTTTACCGTAATTCTGGGAGCGGCTGCATATTTATACTCTCGCAAGGTGGCTTTTCCGCAGTTTTTTGCGAGCAGCATCGTGCGTTTTCTGGCGTTCTGCGTGCTCGGCTGGATTCTCGCCCAACTTCCACACAGCACCTTTGCGGATCAGGCTTTTTCCGGGTGGAAAGACTTCCCCATCCGTTTCGATATGCTTCTGCCCCTAGCTGTGCTGACCCTGCTGAGCATCGGGCTGGTGTACATGCCGTTTTGGGTGCAGCTTGCCGTGACCGTGCTCGCCAGCCCCGCCGTGCCGTTCACTTACGAGCGGCTGAGCGTGGGCGGGTGGACTGCCGACGACTGGCTGCATCGCACAATCCCAGCAATCGTGAACGAGAGCGCGGGAACCATGTTTCAGGATGGATTCAAACTCATTTGGCTTATGGGCTTGGGCATGGTGCTGTGGCGAGGATACGAAAAACTCGGCGCACGCCTGGGCACACCGGTGGCGCTGGGTTCTCTTGCCGTGAGCATCTACCTGTGGGTGTATCCGCATGCCCAACTGGGACCGCTCACGTGGCCGATCATACTCACCATCGTGGGAGTGGCGGGAACCATCTGCACCTGGGGCGAATTTGCGCGGCTCAGCGCCGGAAAAGGCGTGCTGGAACCGTTCGCGCGGCTGGGCCGAATGTCGCTGAGCGCATCCATTGTGATGCTGGGGCTGGCATTCTACGGCGGCGGGCGGCTCGTGACGATGGTCGCCGGTGAAGGTTATCGCGCCCCGCAGCAGGGGAGCGTCTATAGTTATGCGCTCTGGTTCGGGTTCTTGCTTGTATGGTGGGTGCTGGCGATGATGCTGTGCACTCTGTGGGAGAAAATTCAGCAGCGCGGCCCCCTCGAAATGGCGCTCGCCCTCATGAGTGGGCGGGGTTAG
- a CDS encoding S-layer homology domain-containing protein: MSRNDARKFLAQGTASALTLALGLTFAAQPAFAETAKAADPAPSASAAPSAPAAATNPGLSVDPTPAAPVVAPAPSDGPSPEAPAPAPSEKPAAVVFKDVPQTHMFYQEITWLGETGISMGWPDGTFRPSQNIERAAIAAYFYRMAGSPDVVLPKQSPFTDVAPSDPFYKEIVWMHQQHITTGWSDGTFRPHDSVTREALAAFFYRAANMNDDAAPAQDPFTDVTSANPFYREIAWFKAQKITTGWPDGTFRPHEPVTREATAAFVFRFAKI; the protein is encoded by the coding sequence ATGTCACGCAATGATGCGAGGAAGTTTCTGGCTCAGGGCACCGCTTCTGCACTCACTCTTGCTCTTGGTCTGACCTTTGCCGCTCAGCCTGCTTTTGCGGAAACTGCGAAGGCGGCGGATCCTGCGCCGAGCGCATCCGCAGCCCCCAGCGCACCGGCAGCTGCTACGAACCCCGGGCTCTCGGTAGACCCGACCCCTGCGGCACCTGTAGTCGCACCGGCTCCGAGTGACGGCCCGTCTCCGGAGGCTCCCGCACCCGCGCCGAGCGAAAAGCCAGCGGCGGTGGTCTTCAAGGATGTTCCCCAGACCCATATGTTCTATCAGGAGATCACCTGGCTGGGAGAGACCGGTATTTCGATGGGTTGGCCCGATGGCACTTTCCGCCCGTCCCAGAATATTGAGCGCGCCGCAATTGCCGCATACTTCTACCGTATGGCTGGCTCACCCGATGTTGTTCTGCCCAAGCAGTCGCCGTTCACCGACGTTGCTCCGAGCGATCCCTTCTACAAGGAGATCGTGTGGATGCACCAGCAGCACATCACGACCGGCTGGTCGGATGGCACCTTCCGCCCGCACGATTCCGTTACTCGTGAGGCTCTGGCGGCGTTCTTCTACCGTGCCGCTAATATGAACGACGATGCGGCACCGGCTCAGGATCCCTTTACGGATGTGACCTCGGCGAACCCGTTCTACCGCGAAATCGCGTGGTTTAAGGCTCAGAAGATCACAACCGGCTGGCCCGACGGCACTTTCCGCCCGCATGAGCCTGTTACTCGTGAAGCGACTGCCGCATTTGTGTTCCGCTTCGCCAAAATTTAG
- a CDS encoding NAD(P)H-dependent oxidoreductase, translating to MKTLVIVTHPSIHDSMVSKTWVHMLRQHPDRFTVHELYSEYPDGVIDVEREQALVEEHQNIVLQFPVYWFNCPPLLKQWCDEVLTYGWAYGSKGKAFENKKLGIAVSLGAPAPEYSAEGSVGYTVAETLRPFELTANYISADYQPLFAFHTIDTYESYDEAAAQQVADSADDYLAHLNTYYA from the coding sequence ATGAAAACCCTTGTGATTGTCACGCATCCTAGTATCCATGATTCTATGGTCAGCAAAACCTGGGTTCACATGCTGCGCCAGCATCCAGATCGGTTTACCGTGCATGAGCTGTACAGCGAGTACCCCGACGGCGTGATTGATGTAGAGCGCGAGCAGGCTCTCGTGGAAGAGCACCAGAACATTGTGCTTCAGTTCCCGGTGTACTGGTTTAACTGCCCACCGCTTCTGAAACAGTGGTGCGACGAGGTGCTGACATACGGGTGGGCCTATGGCTCAAAGGGTAAGGCATTCGAGAATAAGAAACTCGGCATTGCCGTCTCGCTGGGCGCTCCCGCCCCAGAGTACAGTGCGGAAGGTTCCGTCGGGTATACCGTCGCCGAAACCCTGCGCCCTTTCGAGCTGACGGCCAACTATATCAGCGCCGATTATCAGCCTCTCTTCGCGTTCCACACCATCGACACCTATGAGAGCTACGATGAAGCCGCCGCCCAGCAGGTGGCAGACAGCGCGGACGATTACCTGGCGCATCTGAACACCTATTACGCCTAG